Proteins encoded in a region of the Aptenodytes patagonicus chromosome Z, bAptPat1.pri.cur, whole genome shotgun sequence genome:
- the RFESD gene encoding Rieske domain-containing protein, producing the protein MLDLIILSLHFFICFLISVAIWRGPKDVDLHSSSTGTAEMEPDGLILIGKEDDIKRSQRITAKVNGREIVVFYHEGKFHAMDSRCYHEGGALCLGEIEDINGQACIICPWHKYKITLETGEGLYEGINPLEPSPTPQWQSKGVKQRIHKVTIDNGNIYVSPPDLSVSFDSDYFADKYKNSGDLAMEKQSNSSSRASGGQKVESW; encoded by the exons ATGCTGGACCTCATTATTCTGAGCCTCCATTTCTTCATCTGCTTTCTCATCTCCGTTGCGATCTGGCGTGGACCTAAG gATGTGGATTTGCACAGCTCAAGCACAGGAACAGCTGAAATGGAGCCAGATGGTCTTATATTAATTGGCAAAGAAGATGACATAAAGAGGTCCCAAAGAATAACAGCCAAAGTCAATGGCAGAGAAATTGTTGTTTTCTACCATGAAGGGAAATTTCATGCTATGGACTCTCGCTGCTACC ATGAAGGAGGCGCTTTATGTCTTGGAGAAATAGAG gATATCAATGGTCAAGCATGTATTATTTGTCCTTGGCATAAGTACAAAATTACTCTGGAAACAGGAGAAGGATTATATGAAGGAATAAACCCTTTGGAGCCATCACCAACACCACAGTGGCAATCAAAAGGAGTCAAACAAAGGATTCATAAAGTCACAATAGACAATGGAAACATTTATGTGAGTCCTCCAGATTTGTCTGTAAGCTTTGACTCCGACTATTTTGCTGATAAGTACAAAAACAGTGGTGATTTAGctatggaaaaacaaagcaactcaAGCAGCAGAGCAAGTGGTGGCCAGAAAGTGGAATCCTGGTGA